In Arthrobacter sp. B3I9, the following are encoded in one genomic region:
- the nrfD gene encoding NrfD/PsrC family molybdoenzyme membrane anchor subunit — protein sequence MSLSEFDSFRPPEPARRRRAGDKRGTGRRRDNGDGSREMPMVPEPEFTSYYGRPVVKPAPWGDDVAAYLFLGGVAAGSALLGLGGQLTGRPTLRRNARLSSLTAVSLGAVALVKDLGRPERFLNMLRTFKVTSPMSVGSWILSAFSAGAGVSAVAEIDRMSGSRLPLGPLRTVLRAVEGPAGIEAAVFAGPLAAYTAVLLGDTATPTWNAAHEELPFVFVSSAALASAGLAMITTPVREAGPARNLAMLGVVGDVVAMRVMEHRMDPVAAEPLHEGKAGTMLKWSERLAAAGGLGTLLGGRNRAVAAASGLALLAASALTRFGVFEAGLSSARDPRYTIEPQKNRLAARRAAGITEDSITTAR from the coding sequence GTGAGCCTCTCCGAGTTCGACAGCTTCCGGCCCCCGGAGCCCGCCCGACGCCGCCGTGCCGGCGACAAGCGCGGCACCGGCCGCCGCCGGGACAATGGTGACGGATCCCGGGAAATGCCTATGGTTCCGGAGCCGGAATTCACCTCGTACTACGGCCGTCCGGTGGTTAAGCCGGCGCCGTGGGGCGACGACGTTGCCGCCTACCTGTTCCTTGGAGGGGTCGCAGCGGGTTCCGCTCTGCTTGGCCTAGGCGGACAGCTGACCGGACGGCCGACGCTGCGCCGGAATGCCCGCCTGAGTTCCCTGACGGCGGTGAGCCTCGGTGCTGTCGCCCTGGTGAAGGACCTGGGCAGGCCAGAGCGCTTTCTGAATATGCTGCGGACCTTCAAGGTGACTTCGCCGATGAGTGTCGGCTCGTGGATTCTCAGCGCGTTCAGCGCCGGCGCGGGCGTGTCTGCCGTGGCGGAAATCGACCGGATGAGCGGCTCGCGGTTGCCGTTGGGCCCGTTGCGGACCGTGCTGCGGGCGGTCGAGGGACCGGCCGGTATTGAGGCCGCGGTGTTCGCCGGACCGCTGGCGGCCTACACGGCGGTCCTGCTCGGCGACACAGCCACGCCGACGTGGAACGCGGCGCACGAGGAACTGCCTTTCGTTTTCGTGAGTTCGGCGGCCCTCGCCTCTGCCGGGCTCGCCATGATCACAACTCCGGTGCGCGAGGCGGGCCCCGCGCGGAACCTTGCCATGCTGGGCGTCGTGGGTGACGTGGTCGCCATGCGCGTCATGGAACACCGGATGGACCCGGTAGCAGCCGAGCCCCTGCACGAGGGCAAGGCCGGCACAATGCTGAAATGGAGTGAGCGGCTGGCAGCCGCCGGCGGCCTGGGGACGCTGCTGGGCGGGCGTAACCGGGCGGTGGCCGCGGCTTCGGGGTTGGCACTGCTGGCCGCCTCGGCCCTGACCCGGTTCGGCGTATTCGAGGCAGGCCTTTCCTCGGCCCGGGATCCGCGCTACACCATCGAACCCCAGAAGAACCGGCTGGCCGCCCGCCGCGCGGCCGGCATCACCGAAGATTCGATCACCACTGCCCGATGA
- a CDS encoding glycosyltransferase family 2 protein, whose amino-acid sequence MPSLSVVIPCKNDGHLLKLCLRALQSQTVAPLEIIVVDNHSSDNTAETAARHGARVLYERAPGIAAAASTGYDAARGDVIVRCDADTVPPPDWLERIAARFHSEPDLAVLTGPGNFYGTGRIRSRLARVAYVQAYFVLMGAAMGHWPPFGSNCAFRRRDWKGVSRHVSRWDQDVHDDVDLGFALGPASRTAYDRSLQVGISARALTGGAAGRLRLKRAFHTLAVHWRKAPPWERWHRTLNARRERRRRASDQR is encoded by the coding sequence ATGCCGTCACTGTCCGTGGTCATCCCGTGCAAGAACGACGGCCACCTGCTGAAGCTCTGCCTCCGGGCGCTGCAATCCCAGACCGTGGCACCGCTGGAGATCATCGTGGTGGACAACCACTCCAGCGACAACACTGCCGAGACAGCGGCCCGGCACGGCGCCCGCGTTCTTTACGAGCGGGCGCCCGGGATCGCGGCCGCCGCGTCAACCGGCTACGACGCTGCCCGGGGCGACGTCATTGTCCGGTGTGATGCCGACACTGTTCCGCCGCCGGACTGGCTGGAGCGGATTGCGGCGCGATTCCACAGCGAACCCGACCTGGCGGTCCTTACCGGGCCGGGCAATTTTTACGGTACCGGCAGGATCCGCAGCCGGCTTGCCCGGGTTGCCTACGTCCAGGCCTACTTCGTCCTCATGGGTGCCGCGATGGGCCACTGGCCGCCCTTCGGATCCAACTGCGCCTTTCGGCGCCGGGATTGGAAAGGCGTCAGCAGGCACGTCAGCCGCTGGGACCAGGACGTGCACGACGACGTCGACCTCGGCTTTGCGCTCGGCCCCGCCTCGCGTACGGCCTACGACCGGTCGCTGCAGGTCGGCATTTCGGCCCGGGCGCTGACGGGCGGTGCCGCCGGGCGCCTGCGCTTGAAGCGCGCGTTTCACACCTTGGCCGTGCACTGGCGCAAGGCGCCCCCGTGGGAGCGCTGGCACAGAACACTGAACGCCCGGCGGGAGCGCCGCCGTCGAGCATCAGACCAGCGCTGA
- the selB gene encoding selenocysteine-specific translation elongation factor: MHVVATAGHVDCGKSTLVRALTGMEPDRWEEERRRGLTIDLGYAWTTLPSGQDVAFVDVPGHERFLGNMLAGIGPAPVVCFVVAADEGWQAQSSDHRDAVAALGIEYGVVVLSRVDRAPGRVGEVLARTRRELAGTGLQNAPAVAVSATEGTGLAELRATLGAVLAGVPSPTTTGRLRLWVDRSFTITGAGTVVTGTLGAGTLAQGDRLQLLGHDGSRPVVVRGLQSRDTSYTSLGPVNRVALNLRDVSAADVRRGDALLTPDAWPITGVLGIHRVTGVAYTDVPEQLMVHAGTAAVPARLRPFGADHARLVLDRPLPLVLGDRLVLRDPGSRAVLGGAQVLDADPPALRRRGDGVHWAERLAGLDASGDVLSEVAGRGAVQEQHLRRLGLLGAHDAEAPSGVLVFGDWWVHAPVFEAWQQRLRTALEALHERDPLAPGLSQGAARDLLKLPDERLLAPVVRHAGLEQESGHVRLPGSHTNLGAAGPAIAELERRLTADAFHAPEADDLAGLGLGTRELAAAERAGRLLRLRDGVVLLPTAPAFAMRELARLEQPFTTSQARQALGTTRRVAVPLLEHLDSRGWTRRLDAGHRTVVR; this comes from the coding sequence GTGCATGTCGTCGCCACCGCCGGACATGTGGATTGCGGTAAGAGCACGCTGGTGCGTGCCCTTACCGGCATGGAGCCGGACCGCTGGGAGGAAGAGCGGCGCCGCGGACTGACCATTGACTTGGGTTACGCCTGGACCACGTTGCCGTCCGGGCAGGATGTCGCCTTCGTGGACGTACCGGGCCACGAACGCTTCCTCGGCAACATGCTTGCCGGAATCGGGCCGGCGCCCGTCGTCTGCTTCGTCGTCGCTGCCGATGAGGGCTGGCAGGCGCAGTCAAGCGATCACCGGGACGCCGTCGCTGCGCTGGGAATTGAGTACGGCGTCGTGGTCCTCAGCCGCGTCGACCGGGCGCCCGGGCGGGTCGGCGAAGTGCTCGCCCGGACCCGCAGGGAGCTGGCCGGAACGGGTCTGCAGAACGCGCCCGCCGTTGCTGTGTCTGCCACCGAGGGCACCGGCCTGGCCGAATTGCGTGCCACGCTCGGCGCCGTACTGGCCGGGGTGCCTTCGCCCACTACCACGGGGCGGCTCCGGTTGTGGGTGGACCGCTCGTTTACCATCACCGGTGCCGGAACGGTGGTGACCGGAACGCTGGGGGCGGGAACGCTCGCTCAGGGTGACCGGCTGCAGCTTCTCGGCCACGACGGTTCGCGGCCCGTCGTGGTCCGCGGCCTGCAAAGCCGCGACACGTCATACACGTCGCTGGGTCCTGTAAACCGGGTGGCGCTGAACCTGCGTGACGTTTCCGCCGCCGACGTCCGCCGCGGAGACGCGCTGCTTACTCCTGACGCGTGGCCCATCACAGGCGTTCTGGGCATCCACCGCGTCACCGGCGTGGCCTACACGGATGTGCCGGAGCAGCTCATGGTGCATGCCGGCACAGCAGCGGTGCCAGCCCGGCTGCGTCCCTTTGGTGCCGACCACGCCCGGCTAGTCCTTGACAGGCCCCTGCCGCTCGTTCTCGGGGACCGTCTGGTGCTCCGGGACCCCGGGAGCCGGGCAGTGCTGGGCGGCGCACAAGTCCTCGACGCCGATCCCCCGGCCTTGCGGCGGCGTGGCGACGGCGTCCACTGGGCGGAGCGGCTCGCAGGCCTGGACGCTTCCGGAGACGTGCTGAGTGAAGTGGCAGGCCGCGGGGCGGTGCAGGAACAACACCTGCGTCGGCTCGGGTTGCTCGGTGCGCACGACGCGGAGGCGCCCTCCGGCGTCCTCGTCTTCGGCGATTGGTGGGTGCATGCTCCGGTCTTCGAAGCCTGGCAGCAGCGGCTGCGCACGGCGCTCGAGGCACTGCATGAGCGTGATCCGTTGGCACCGGGCCTTTCCCAGGGTGCGGCGCGGGATCTGCTCAAGCTGCCCGATGAAAGGCTTCTTGCCCCCGTCGTGCGCCACGCCGGCCTGGAACAGGAGAGCGGCCACGTCCGGCTGCCCGGCAGCCATACCAACCTCGGCGCCGCGGGGCCCGCAATCGCCGAGTTGGAGCGCAGGCTTACGGCAGACGCGTTCCACGCGCCGGAAGCGGACGACTTGGCCGGGCTGGGCCTAGGCACTCGCGAACTGGCTGCCGCCGAGCGCGCCGGGCGCTTGCTGCGGTTGCGCGACGGGGTGGTGCTGCTGCCTACCGCGCCGGCCTTCGCGATGCGCGAGCTGGCCCGCTTGGAGCAACCCTTCACCACCAGCCAGGCGCGCCAGGCGCTGGGAACAACACGACGGGTGGCGGTTCCCCTTCTGGAACATCTAGACTCGCGCGGCTGGACGCGGCGCCTTGATGCCGGCCACCGCACTGTGGTGCGTTGA
- the selD gene encoding selenide, water dikinase SelD: MKLHDDAVGAVRLTGYAHGGGCACKIPPGELEEVVRGLTGQPGADVLVGLDSGDDAAAVLVRDDLAVLSTADFFTPVVDDAFDWGRIAAANALSDIYAMGGRPIMAINLVGWPRGVLPLELMTEVLRGGLSVATEAGCPVIGGHSIDDPEPKYGMAVTGVAQPDRLLRNDAAKPGLPLTLTKPIGVGLLNNRHKQTGEVFAEAIATMTRLNRDAAGAAVAAGVRAATDVTGFGLLGHLYKMCRASGVGAVIDRKAVPLVDGAREALRDGFVSGGTRRNLDWVRPQLRLAPGVTEDDLLVLADAQTSGGLLVVGELPGHPVIGHTVAGQGIEIR, encoded by the coding sequence CTGAAACTCCACGACGACGCCGTCGGGGCTGTCCGGCTCACCGGCTATGCCCACGGTGGTGGGTGCGCGTGCAAAATCCCGCCCGGCGAACTCGAAGAAGTTGTTCGCGGCCTCACCGGCCAGCCTGGCGCGGACGTGCTGGTCGGTCTCGACAGCGGCGACGACGCAGCAGCGGTCCTGGTGCGTGACGACCTGGCGGTACTGTCCACCGCCGACTTCTTCACTCCCGTTGTCGACGACGCCTTTGACTGGGGCCGGATCGCGGCCGCCAACGCGCTCTCGGACATCTACGCGATGGGCGGGCGCCCGATCATGGCGATCAACCTCGTCGGCTGGCCCCGCGGCGTGCTCCCGCTGGAGTTGATGACTGAAGTCCTCCGCGGCGGCCTGAGCGTCGCGACCGAGGCGGGGTGCCCGGTGATCGGCGGGCACTCCATTGACGATCCGGAACCGAAATACGGCATGGCGGTAACAGGCGTCGCCCAACCCGACCGGCTGCTGCGCAACGACGCTGCCAAGCCCGGGCTGCCGCTCACGCTGACCAAGCCGATCGGCGTGGGACTGCTGAATAACCGGCACAAGCAGACCGGCGAAGTGTTCGCCGAAGCGATCGCGACAATGACGCGCCTCAACCGCGACGCGGCCGGGGCTGCAGTGGCGGCCGGAGTGCGTGCGGCCACGGACGTGACCGGCTTCGGTCTCCTTGGACACTTGTACAAGATGTGCCGCGCCTCCGGAGTGGGGGCGGTGATCGATCGGAAGGCAGTGCCTCTCGTCGACGGCGCCCGGGAGGCGCTGCGGGACGGCTTTGTTTCCGGCGGCACCCGGCGCAACCTCGATTGGGTTCGGCCGCAGCTAAGGCTTGCTCCGGGCGTCACCGAAGACGATCTTCTCGTACTTGCCGATGCACAGACCTCGGGCGGCCTGCTCGTCGTCGGTGAGCTGCCCGGGCATCCTGTAATCGGTCATACGGTCGCGGGCCAGGGCATCGAGATCCGCTGA
- a CDS encoding CsbD family protein, with product MGLGDKIENAAEKAGGKGKEAAGNATGDESLKAEGQTDQAKGDVKQAGEKVKDAFK from the coding sequence ATGGGACTAGGCGACAAGATTGAGAACGCTGCCGAGAAGGCTGGCGGTAAGGGCAAGGAAGCTGCGGGGAACGCCACGGGCGACGAGAGCCTGAAGGCTGAAGGTCAGACCGACCAGGCCAAAGGCGATGTGAAACAGGCCGGCGAAAAGGTCAAGGACGCCTTCAAGTAG
- the fdh gene encoding formate dehydrogenase has product MARRSFLQWPVVRQLSTGDLLGRGPAVTSPQTRAITPRTATADRVVQSVCPYCAVGCGQRVYVKDEKVVQIEGDPDSPISRGRLCPKGSASEQLVNSPGRQTGVLYRAPRSSEWQHLDLETAIDMVADRFIETRRRTWQQEDDEGRLLRRTMGIASLGGATLDNEENYLIKKLFTAAGAVQIENQARIUHSATVPSLGASFGRGGATQSLQDMANADCIIIQGSNMAECHPVGYQWVAEAKARGAKVIHVDPRFTRTSAVADKHIPIRAGSDVVLLGALINHVLTHDLWFKEYVSAYTNAATLVHADYRDAEDLGGLFSGFDPETGAYDTASWAYAEQDGGTIEEPAGDSEHGSDASDRAAGHQFGSGGPPLEHAQVQRDDTLQDPRTVFQILKRHYARYTPEMVQDMCGISVTDFEYLARAITENSGRERTTCFAYAVGWTQHSLGTQFIRSAAILQLLLGNVGRPGSGIMALRGHASIQGSTDIPTLFNLLPGYLPMPSAGRHDTLSEYLGAIASKKQKGYWTDADAYTVSLLKAWWGDAARAENDWAYDYLPRLTGAHGTYETVMGMLEDKVEGYFLLGQNPAVGSSNGRMQRLGMSHLKWLVVRDLNLIESATWWKDGPEIESGELRTEDIETEVFFLPAATHVEKAGSFTQTQRLLQWRHKAVAPPGECQSELEFFFKLGQRIRERLAGSDDERDRPLLDLTWDYPTDEHGDPDAEAVLAEINGRRLDGPDAGKPLSAYTELRADGSTAAGCWIYTGVYADGINHAANRKPGQEQGPAAPEWGWAWPANRRILYNRASADPAGKPWSERKKYIWWDQEQGRWVGDDVPDFPVDRAPGSQPDPDLGGAAALGGDDPFIMQADGKGWLFAPKGLMDGPLPTHYEAQESPVANALYPQQQNPARLVFPRADNLSAPSAGTSGADVYPYVFTTYRLTEHHTAGGMSRWLPYLSELQPEMFCEVSPELAEERGLEPYGWATIISARSAIEAKVLVTDRMRPLTVGGHTVHQIGLPYHWGVGSNAVVSGDAANDLLGVTLDPNVQIQESKVASCDIRPGRRPRGEELLALVAEYQARAGVTIETGNQAVTNPAAEGIEPGPGEDGRTAGGPQ; this is encoded by the coding sequence ATGGCACGGCGCAGTTTTCTTCAATGGCCGGTCGTCCGGCAGCTGAGTACGGGCGATCTGCTGGGCCGTGGGCCGGCAGTAACTTCCCCGCAGACGAGGGCGATCACGCCGCGGACGGCCACGGCTGACCGAGTCGTGCAGAGCGTGTGCCCCTATTGCGCGGTGGGCTGTGGCCAACGGGTCTACGTCAAGGACGAGAAAGTCGTTCAGATCGAGGGCGACCCGGATTCGCCCATTTCCCGCGGCCGGCTGTGCCCCAAGGGCTCTGCCAGCGAGCAGCTGGTCAACTCGCCGGGCCGGCAGACCGGAGTGCTCTACCGTGCGCCACGCTCCTCCGAATGGCAACATCTTGATCTCGAAACAGCCATCGACATGGTGGCTGACCGGTTCATCGAGACCCGCCGCAGGACCTGGCAGCAGGAAGACGATGAAGGCCGGCTGCTGCGCCGCACGATGGGCATTGCCTCGTTGGGCGGGGCAACCCTGGACAACGAAGAAAACTACCTGATCAAAAAACTCTTCACGGCTGCCGGGGCAGTGCAGATCGAGAACCAAGCCCGCATTTGACACTCCGCCACGGTTCCCAGTTTGGGAGCCTCGTTTGGACGCGGTGGTGCAACGCAATCACTGCAAGACATGGCCAACGCCGACTGCATCATCATTCAGGGTTCCAACATGGCCGAGTGCCACCCTGTGGGATATCAGTGGGTCGCGGAGGCCAAGGCCCGCGGAGCGAAGGTCATCCACGTCGATCCCCGGTTCACGCGCACGTCCGCAGTCGCTGACAAGCACATTCCGATCCGGGCCGGCTCTGACGTTGTTCTTTTGGGTGCGCTGATCAACCACGTCCTCACCCACGACCTGTGGTTCAAGGAGTACGTGAGCGCCTACACCAACGCGGCCACGCTGGTTCACGCCGATTACCGCGACGCCGAAGACCTCGGCGGGCTGTTTTCCGGCTTCGATCCTGAGACCGGAGCGTACGACACGGCGTCATGGGCCTACGCGGAACAGGACGGCGGCACCATCGAAGAGCCTGCGGGTGACTCGGAACACGGCTCCGATGCTTCGGACCGTGCCGCTGGCCACCAGTTCGGCAGCGGAGGTCCGCCCCTGGAGCACGCCCAAGTGCAGCGTGACGATACCCTGCAGGACCCCCGGACCGTCTTCCAGATCCTGAAGCGGCATTACGCCCGCTACACCCCGGAGATGGTCCAGGACATGTGCGGCATCAGCGTCACGGACTTCGAGTACCTGGCCCGCGCCATTACGGAAAACTCGGGGCGCGAACGGACAACCTGCTTTGCCTACGCCGTCGGCTGGACCCAGCACTCGCTGGGAACGCAGTTCATCCGGTCCGCCGCCATCCTGCAGCTTCTGCTCGGAAACGTGGGCCGGCCAGGCAGCGGAATCATGGCCCTGCGCGGCCATGCCAGCATCCAGGGCTCCACAGACATACCGACCCTGTTCAACCTGTTGCCCGGGTACCTGCCAATGCCCAGCGCCGGCCGCCATGACACCCTCAGCGAATACTTGGGCGCCATCGCCTCCAAGAAGCAGAAGGGCTATTGGACAGATGCTGATGCCTACACCGTCAGCCTGCTGAAGGCCTGGTGGGGCGATGCCGCGAGGGCGGAAAACGACTGGGCCTACGACTACCTTCCCAGACTGACCGGAGCTCACGGCACCTACGAGACGGTAATGGGCATGCTTGAGGACAAGGTGGAGGGCTACTTCCTGCTCGGACAGAACCCCGCAGTGGGCTCGTCTAACGGCCGGATGCAACGGCTGGGCATGTCGCATCTGAAATGGCTGGTGGTGCGTGACCTGAATCTCATCGAGTCGGCGACCTGGTGGAAAGACGGCCCGGAGATCGAATCGGGCGAACTGCGCACCGAGGACATCGAGACCGAAGTGTTCTTCCTGCCTGCAGCTACCCACGTGGAGAAGGCTGGCTCGTTCACGCAGACCCAGCGGCTGCTGCAATGGCGGCACAAGGCGGTCGCCCCGCCCGGGGAGTGCCAGAGTGAGTTGGAGTTCTTCTTCAAGCTGGGCCAGCGGATCCGGGAGAGGCTGGCCGGTTCCGACGACGAACGCGACCGTCCGCTGCTCGACCTGACCTGGGACTACCCCACGGACGAACACGGCGATCCGGACGCGGAGGCGGTGCTTGCCGAGATCAACGGCCGTCGCCTCGACGGCCCGGATGCCGGCAAACCCCTCTCCGCATATACAGAGCTCCGCGCCGACGGTTCCACGGCAGCGGGCTGCTGGATCTACACCGGAGTGTATGCCGACGGCATCAACCACGCCGCCAACCGGAAGCCCGGCCAGGAGCAGGGACCTGCGGCTCCCGAATGGGGCTGGGCATGGCCGGCCAACCGCCGGATCCTCTACAACCGGGCGTCGGCTGACCCGGCCGGCAAGCCGTGGAGCGAGCGGAAGAAATACATTTGGTGGGACCAGGAGCAGGGGCGGTGGGTCGGCGACGATGTTCCCGACTTCCCCGTTGACCGGGCACCGGGCAGCCAGCCCGACCCCGATCTCGGCGGCGCCGCCGCACTCGGCGGCGATGATCCCTTCATCATGCAGGCCGACGGTAAGGGCTGGTTGTTCGCGCCGAAAGGCCTCATGGACGGCCCCCTTCCCACCCACTACGAGGCGCAGGAATCTCCAGTGGCCAACGCGCTTTACCCGCAACAGCAGAATCCGGCGCGGCTGGTGTTCCCCCGTGCCGATAACCTCAGCGCGCCAAGTGCCGGTACCAGTGGCGCAGACGTCTATCCGTACGTCTTCACCACGTACCGGCTTACCGAGCACCATACCGCCGGCGGGATGAGCCGTTGGCTCCCCTACCTGTCGGAGCTGCAACCGGAGATGTTCTGCGAGGTTTCGCCCGAACTGGCAGAAGAGCGCGGACTTGAGCCGTACGGGTGGGCCACTATTATTTCGGCCCGATCCGCCATCGAGGCGAAGGTGCTTGTCACTGACCGGATGAGGCCGCTGACCGTTGGCGGGCACACAGTGCATCAAATCGGACTGCCCTACCACTGGGGCGTCGGCAGTAATGCCGTCGTCAGCGGTGACGCGGCCAACGATCTGCTGGGCGTGACGCTGGATCCCAACGTCCAGATCCAGGAATCCAAGGTGGCCTCCTGCGACATCCGTCCGGGCCGCCGGCCCCGGGGGGAGGAACTGCTTGCCTTGGTTGCTGAGTATCAGGCGCGGGCAGGAGTGACCATCGAGACCGGTAATCAGGCCGTCACCAATCCGGCGGCGGAAGGCATCGAACCCGGCCCGGGCGAGGACGGCCGCACCGCTGGTGGGCCGCAATGA
- the selA gene encoding L-seryl-tRNA(Sec) selenium transferase, which yields MDQVDPRRLIPRTDDLLALPAVRAAGKRLSARVIRELVRQTQEQARRGELAPGQVEPALLAAVAACTATTLRPVLNATGVIVHTNLGRAPLSASAVEALVAASGYVDVELDLASGSRSRRGAGVRAALLAACPAAEDALVVNNGAAALVLATTALAAGREVVVSRGELVEIGAGFRLPDLIESTGARLREVGTTNRTHLRDYASVLGPATGCVLKVHPSNFRVDGFTSAVPLGDLSPLTAEHGVALVADLGSGLLAPDPYLPEEPDVATALASGADVVIASGDKLLGGPQAGLLLGRKEIITRLARHPLARALRADKLALAALEATLAGGLPPVVQALHADLDQLRSRTDRLAEALRVPVVAHEGRVGGGGAPGVALPGWALQLPEAAAGPLRTGDPAVLPRVHDGSCLIDLRCVPEGDDDRILDAIRHALATLDRADAGRAG from the coding sequence GTGGACCAGGTCGATCCGCGCCGCCTGATTCCGCGCACCGATGATCTGCTGGCCCTGCCGGCCGTCCGCGCCGCCGGGAAGCGCCTGAGTGCACGCGTCATCCGCGAACTTGTCCGGCAGACCCAGGAACAGGCGCGGCGCGGGGAGCTCGCTCCCGGCCAGGTGGAACCCGCCCTGCTGGCCGCCGTCGCGGCGTGTACGGCGACAACCCTCCGCCCGGTGCTCAACGCAACCGGCGTCATTGTCCATACCAACCTCGGCCGCGCACCGCTTTCGGCAAGTGCGGTTGAAGCACTTGTCGCTGCCAGCGGCTACGTCGACGTGGAGCTGGATCTGGCAAGCGGCAGCCGCTCCCGCCGCGGCGCCGGTGTCCGGGCTGCCTTGCTCGCCGCCTGTCCCGCTGCCGAGGACGCGCTGGTGGTCAACAACGGGGCTGCGGCGCTGGTGCTGGCCACCACAGCCCTCGCCGCCGGCCGGGAGGTGGTGGTGAGCCGCGGGGAACTGGTTGAGATCGGTGCCGGCTTCCGGCTGCCGGACCTGATCGAATCGACGGGCGCAAGGCTGCGCGAGGTGGGCACGACCAACCGGACGCACCTGCGGGACTACGCCAGCGTCCTCGGACCGGCCACCGGTTGCGTGCTCAAGGTCCACCCGAGCAACTTCCGGGTCGATGGATTCACCTCCGCCGTTCCGCTGGGTGACCTGAGCCCGCTGACCGCGGAGCACGGGGTTGCACTGGTGGCCGACCTGGGCAGTGGACTGCTGGCGCCGGATCCGTACCTGCCCGAAGAACCGGACGTTGCCACCGCGTTGGCCAGCGGGGCCGACGTCGTCATCGCCAGCGGCGACAAACTGCTGGGCGGACCACAGGCCGGTTTGCTGCTCGGTCGCAAGGAGATCATCACCCGGTTGGCACGCCACCCGCTTGCCCGTGCCCTTCGGGCCGACAAGCTTGCCCTTGCCGCGCTGGAGGCGACGCTCGCGGGCGGATTACCGCCGGTGGTCCAGGCGTTGCACGCGGACCTGGATCAGCTGCGGAGCCGTACGGACCGGCTCGCCGAGGCGCTCCGGGTGCCGGTCGTCGCGCACGAAGGCCGGGTCGGCGGCGGCGGAGCACCCGGTGTTGCCCTGCCGGGATGGGCCCTCCAGCTCCCCGAAGCGGCCGCGGGTCCCTTGCGTACCGGCGACCCGGCCGTGCTGCCGCGCGTCCACGACGGCTCTTGCCTGATCGATCTGCGCTGCGTGCCCGAAGGGGACGATGACCGGATTCTCGACGCGATACGCCACGCGCTGGCAACCCTTGACCGCGCGGACGCAGGCAGGGCGGGCTGA
- a CDS encoding 4Fe-4S dicluster domain-containing protein produces MGQLAGPTDPTADAHWQHSHPRKGFFTDTSICIGCKACEVACKEWNHNPQDGNLELLGSSYDNTGSLGASTWRHVAFIEQGQERITEARESGRALVNLGMPRIGPPAPAAPATTTLAEADTTPPDTADFRWLMSSDVCKHCTHAGCLDVCPTGALFRTEFGTVVVQDDVCNGCGTCVAGCPFGVIERRSNGTVKVATSRDEQHAKHPEVPNVGVAQKCTLCYDRLVADETPACAKACPTTSIKFGDHDDMVETARERVADLHAQGMTEARLYGANELDGVGGTGSVFLLLDEPEVYGLPPDPRVPTADLPKMYRRAGMAVAGMAVAAALAFLGGRE; encoded by the coding sequence ATGGGCCAGCTGGCCGGACCGACCGACCCCACCGCCGATGCGCACTGGCAGCACAGCCATCCGCGCAAGGGGTTCTTCACCGACACCTCGATCTGCATCGGCTGCAAGGCCTGTGAAGTTGCCTGCAAGGAGTGGAACCACAATCCGCAGGACGGGAATCTGGAGCTGCTCGGATCCTCCTACGACAACACCGGATCGCTGGGCGCCAGCACCTGGCGGCATGTCGCCTTCATCGAACAGGGCCAGGAACGCATCACGGAGGCACGGGAGTCCGGACGCGCCCTCGTCAACCTGGGCATGCCCCGCATTGGCCCTCCGGCGCCGGCAGCGCCTGCCACGACGACTCTTGCGGAGGCGGACACCACACCGCCGGACACGGCAGACTTCCGCTGGCTGATGTCCTCCGACGTCTGCAAGCACTGCACCCACGCCGGGTGCCTCGACGTTTGCCCGACCGGGGCGCTTTTCCGCACCGAGTTCGGCACCGTGGTGGTCCAGGACGACGTCTGCAACGGGTGCGGAACCTGCGTGGCCGGGTGCCCCTTCGGCGTGATCGAGCGCCGCAGCAATGGCACGGTGAAGGTCGCCACCAGCAGAGACGAACAGCACGCCAAGCATCCCGAGGTCCCCAACGTGGGCGTCGCCCAGAAGTGCACCCTCTGCTACGACCGGCTGGTCGCCGATGAGACGCCCGCGTGCGCCAAAGCCTGCCCGACGACGTCGATCAAGTTCGGCGACCACGACGACATGGTGGAGACGGCCCGGGAACGGGTCGCCGACCTGCACGCGCAGGGCATGACCGAGGCGCGGCTTTACGGCGCGAACGAACTCGACGGGGTCGGCGGAACCGGATCGGTCTTCCTCCTGCTCGACGAACCCGAGGTCTACGGACTTCCGCCGGACCCGCGGGTGCCCACCGCCGATCTGCCCAAGATGTACCGGCGGGCCGGGATGGCGGTGGCGGGCATGGCCGTGGCAGCGGCACTGGCTTTCCTGGGAGGACGGGAGTGA